A region from the Candidatus Methylacidiphilales bacterium genome encodes:
- a CDS encoding nucleotidyltransferase family protein gives MQLLILAAGYATRLYPLTLNQPKPLLPVAGKPMIDHVLDHLAQIQGISRVLVVTNHKFITHFEKWAAGYDRKHGNFDFKIIDDGSTSDDDKLGAIGDINLVIKKENLQEDLIVVAGDNLFDHSLAGFGDFCKKQNAPAVGIYDVGDMELIKKYNSLTLDDAGRITYFEEKSPNPKSSLTAIALYYYPKSMIPMIRQYVDEGNNPDQPGRLVQWLYTRTPVYTWKVPGQWFDIGGKESLEEADRIFRNKA, from the coding sequence ACCTTTGCTTCCTGTTGCCGGGAAACCGATGATCGACCATGTGCTGGATCATCTGGCGCAGATCCAGGGCATTTCGCGGGTGCTGGTGGTGACCAACCACAAATTCATCACGCATTTTGAAAAATGGGCCGCGGGCTATGACCGCAAGCACGGCAATTTTGATTTTAAAATCATCGATGACGGTTCCACGTCCGACGACGACAAGCTGGGGGCGATTGGAGATATCAATCTGGTCATCAAGAAGGAAAATTTGCAGGAGGATTTGATTGTGGTGGCGGGCGACAACCTTTTTGACCATTCGCTGGCCGGGTTTGGCGATTTTTGCAAAAAACAAAACGCGCCGGCTGTTGGAATTTATGATGTGGGCGATATGGAGCTGATCAAAAAATATAACAGCCTGACTTTGGACGACGCGGGAAGGATCACTTATTTTGAGGAAAAGTCGCCCAATCCGAAAAGCAGCCTGACTGCGATTGCGCTTTATTATTATCCGAAGTCGATGATTCCCATGATCCGTCAATATGTGGACGAAGGCAACAATCCGGACCAGCCCGGACGCCTGGTGCAATGGTTGTACACGCGGACCCCGGTTTATACCTGGAAGGTGCCGGGCCAATGGTTTGATATCGGCGGCAAGGAAAGCCTGGAAGAGGCGGATCGCATCTTTCGGAATAAAGCTTGA